In one Lolium rigidum isolate FL_2022 chromosome 3, APGP_CSIRO_Lrig_0.1, whole genome shotgun sequence genomic region, the following are encoded:
- the LOC124701629 gene encoding polyol transporter 5-like: protein MSTDTDAVPVAVAPAKRPSINKYAFACALLASMNSVLLGYDISVMSGAQLFMKEDLKITDTQIEILAGVISIYSLFGSLAAGLTSDWLGRRYTMVLAAAIFFTGALVMGLAPNYAFLMAGRFVAGIGVGYALMIAPVYTAEVAPTSSRGFLTTFPEVFNNFGILLGYVSNFAFARLPVHQSWRAMFLVGAVPPVFLGFAVLAMPESPRWLVMRGRIEDARRVLRRTSDSHEEAEERLLDIKRVVGIPADATDADDVVAIVRANEAARGQGVWRELLINPSRPVRRMLVAGLGLMFIQQATGVDCVVMYSPRVFEAAGIKSKTNSLGASMAVGACKTFFIPIATLLLDRIGRRPLLLASGGGMAIFLFTLATSLLMLDRRPESEAKALGAVSIAAMLSFVASFASGLGPVAWVYCSEIYPLRLRAQAAAIGTGLNRLMGGATTMSFLSLTHTITIAGAFYLYACIAAAGWVFMYFFLPETMGRSLEDTGKLFGKDTDDDVDGVVRHERKKSTELIGAPQ from the exons ATGAGCACGGACACGGACGCCGTGCCGGTGGCCGTGGCGCCGGCGAAGCGCCCTTCCATCAACAAGTACGccttcgcctgcgccctcctcgcctCCATGAACTCCGTCCTCCTCGGATATG ACATCTCGGTGATGAGCGGCGCTCAGCTGTTCATGAAGGAGGACCTGAAGATCACGGACACCCAGATCGAGATCCTGGCCGGCGTCATCAGCATCTACTCGCTCTTCGGTTCGCTGGCGGCGGGGCTGACGTCCGACTGGCTGGGCCGGCGGTACACCATGGTGCTCGCGGCCGCCATCTTCTTCACTGGCGCCCTCGTCATGGGTCTCGCCCCCAACTACGCCTTCCTCATGGCCGGCCGCTTCGTGGCCGGCATCGGCGTCGGCTACGCGCTCATGATCGCGCCCGTGTACACCGCCGAGGTGGCGCCCACCTCCAGCCGCGGcttcctcaccaccttcccggaggTGTTCAACAACTTCGGCATCCTCCTGGGCTACGTCTCCAACTTCGCCTTCGCGCGCCTCCCCGTCCACCAGAGCTGGCGCGCCATGTTCCTCGTCGGCGCCGTGCCGCCCGTCTTCCTCGGCTTCGCCGTGCTCGCCATGCCGGAGTCCCCGCGCTGGCTCGTCATGCGCGGCCGCATCGAGGACGCGCGCCGCGTGCTCCGGAGGACCTCCGACTCGcacgaggaggccgaggagcggCTCCTCGACATCAAGCGGGTCGTCGGCATCCCCGCCGACGCCACCGACGCCGACGACGTGGTCGCCATAGTGCGCGCCAACGAGGCCGCGCGCGGGCAGGGGGTGTGGAGGGAGCTGCTCATCAACCCGAGCCGGCCCGTGCGACGCATGCTCGTGGCGGGGCTCGGCCTCATGTTCATCCAGCAGGCCACGGGCGTCGACTGCGTCGTCATGTACAGCCCGCGGGTGTTCGAGGCCGCCGGCATCAAGTCCAAGACCAACTCGCTGGGGGCGTCCATGGCGGTGGGCGCCTGCAAGACCTTCTTCATACCCATCGCGACGCTCCTCCTCGACCGCATCGGGCGGAGGCCGCTGCTGCTGGCCAGCGGCGGCGGGATGGCCATCTTCCTCTTCACGCTCGCCACGTCCCTGCTCATGCTGGACCGTCGGCCAGAGTCGGAGGCCAAGGCGCTGGGCGCCGTGAGCATCGCGGCGATGCTGTCGTTCGTGGCGTCGTTCGCGTCGGGGCTGGGCCCGGTGGCGTGGGTGTACTGCTCGGAGATCTACCCGCTGCGGCTGCGCGCGCAGGCCGCCGCCATCGGGACGGGGCTGAACCGGCTCATGGGCGGGGCCACCACCATGTCCTTCCTCTCGCTCACCCACACCATCACCATCGCCGGGGCGTTCTACCTCTACGCCTGCATCGCCGCCGCGGGGTGGGTGTTCATGTACTTCTTCCTGCCGGAGACGATGGGCAGGAGCCTGGAGGACACCGGGAAGCTCTTCGGCAAGGACAcggacgacgacgtcgacggcgtcgTGCGCCATGAGCGCAAGAAATCTACTGAGCTCATCGGCGCTCCACAGTAA